Proteins from a genomic interval of Sediminispirochaeta bajacaliforniensis DSM 16054:
- the adhE gene encoding bifunctional acetaldehyde-CoA/alcohol dehydrogenase: MSIESKLKREPHKAQPIGGEAMLNDSIRKVAAAQARYARYNQQQVDAIFRAAAMAAAGARIELAKLAAKETGMGVTEDKVIKNHFASEYIYNKYKDMKSCGIIEEDLTFGVTKIAEPLGVIAGVVPTTNPTSTTIFKALLALKTRNGIIFSPHPRAKVCTIEAARIVLEAAVAAGAPKDIVGWIEEPSVELSRQLMEHPSISLILATGGPGMVKAAYSSGTPAIGVGAGNTPALIDESADVKMAVSSILMSKTFDNGMICASEQSVVVVEKIYREVKSELVCRGAYILDKEEKEKLGRLMFGEGKLSPKVVGQKASTIAGMAGFTVPESTKVLVAEVEAVGSKEPLSAEKLSPVLALYKKKEFSQALETAAALVTFGGLGHTSVLYTNPANRERIERFGATMKTGRTLVNMPASQGAIGDIYNFSLEPSLTLGCGSWGGNSVSKNVGPEQLLNYKTIAARRENMLWFRAPKKVFFKRGSLPVALEELEGKKKAFIVTDRFLFDSGMTKVLTDRLERMGIKTEIFSEVQADPTLSNARTGVRRMDAFQPDLIIAFGGGSPMDAAKIMWVLYEHPEVHFQDLAARFMDIRKRVYRFPEMGQKASLIAIPTTSGTGSEVTPFAVITDDETGIKYPIADYALTPDMAICDAELAAQMPARLTAYSGIDAVTHGLEAIASMLATEYTTPLAMESIRLLFEYLPRAYRFGAADMEAREKVHHASNMAGMAFANAFLGVCHSMAHKLGSFFHLPHGLANALLINQVVRFNASEAPAKQGTFPQYTHPQAAERYARLADYLGLGGGTMEEKVDKLLDAITKLKAELDIPKSIAEAGIKEEAFTKELDAMAEAAFDDQCTGANPRYPLINEIKDLYMAAFAGKSVTTAYITEA; this comes from the coding sequence ATGTCTATCGAAAGCAAACTCAAGCGGGAACCACATAAAGCACAGCCGATCGGCGGTGAAGCAATGCTTAACGACAGTATTCGGAAGGTAGCGGCGGCACAAGCCCGCTATGCCCGATACAATCAACAGCAGGTGGACGCCATCTTCCGAGCCGCTGCCATGGCGGCGGCCGGGGCAAGAATCGAATTGGCTAAGCTTGCCGCCAAGGAAACAGGAATGGGAGTCACCGAGGATAAGGTGATCAAAAACCACTTTGCATCGGAATATATCTACAATAAGTATAAAGACATGAAGAGCTGTGGGATCATAGAGGAGGACCTCACCTTTGGGGTCACAAAAATTGCCGAACCACTTGGTGTCATTGCCGGTGTAGTGCCTACAACGAACCCGACAAGCACAACCATTTTCAAGGCCCTCCTTGCCCTTAAAACACGAAACGGTATCATCTTCAGTCCCCATCCCCGGGCAAAGGTGTGTACCATAGAGGCCGCCAGGATCGTTCTTGAAGCAGCGGTGGCTGCAGGGGCACCGAAAGATATCGTCGGCTGGATCGAAGAACCTTCGGTCGAACTAAGCAGGCAACTGATGGAACACCCGTCTATCAGCCTTATCCTCGCAACAGGAGGCCCAGGCATGGTAAAGGCGGCATATTCGAGCGGAACCCCAGCCATAGGTGTCGGAGCCGGTAACACTCCGGCACTGATAGACGAGAGTGCGGATGTCAAAATGGCGGTGAGTTCCATTTTGATGAGCAAAACCTTCGACAACGGCATGATCTGCGCCAGTGAACAGTCCGTTGTGGTTGTCGAGAAAATCTACCGAGAGGTAAAAAGCGAGCTGGTGTGCCGCGGCGCTTACATTCTCGACAAAGAGGAAAAAGAAAAGCTTGGTCGGCTGATGTTCGGCGAAGGAAAACTATCTCCCAAAGTAGTCGGCCAGAAAGCCTCGACTATTGCCGGAATGGCGGGTTTCACGGTTCCCGAATCCACTAAAGTGCTGGTTGCCGAAGTCGAAGCAGTGGGAAGCAAGGAGCCGCTGAGCGCTGAAAAACTAAGCCCGGTTTTGGCCCTCTACAAGAAAAAAGAGTTTTCACAGGCCCTGGAAACAGCCGCAGCTTTGGTCACCTTCGGAGGGCTTGGTCATACCAGTGTGCTTTACACCAACCCTGCAAACAGAGAACGAATCGAACGATTCGGAGCAACCATGAAAACGGGAAGGACCCTGGTCAACATGCCGGCGAGTCAGGGTGCCATTGGCGATATCTATAATTTTTCACTGGAGCCGAGCCTTACCCTTGGCTGCGGGAGTTGGGGAGGCAATTCCGTAAGCAAGAATGTCGGACCGGAACAATTACTCAACTATAAAACCATTGCGGCAAGGAGGGAAAACATGTTGTGGTTTCGTGCCCCAAAAAAGGTTTTTTTCAAAAGAGGTTCGCTTCCCGTTGCCCTCGAAGAACTTGAAGGGAAAAAGAAAGCCTTCATCGTCACCGACCGCTTTCTTTTCGACTCGGGAATGACCAAGGTGCTTACCGACCGTCTTGAAAGGATGGGCATCAAAACGGAAATTTTCAGCGAGGTACAGGCCGATCCCACCCTCTCCAACGCCCGAACGGGGGTCAGGCGGATGGACGCCTTTCAACCGGATCTGATTATTGCCTTTGGCGGCGGAAGCCCCATGGACGCTGCTAAAATCATGTGGGTTCTCTATGAACACCCGGAGGTGCACTTTCAGGATCTCGCGGCGCGTTTTATGGATATCCGAAAACGGGTGTACCGCTTTCCCGAGATGGGCCAAAAGGCGAGCCTCATCGCAATTCCCACCACCAGTGGAACGGGAAGCGAAGTAACCCCTTTTGCGGTCATTACCGACGATGAAACAGGCATCAAGTATCCCATTGCCGACTATGCCCTTACCCCCGACATGGCAATCTGCGATGCGGAACTTGCCGCTCAGATGCCCGCAAGGCTGACAGCATACTCCGGTATCGACGCAGTCACTCATGGACTTGAGGCAATTGCAAGTATGCTTGCCACTGAATATACAACTCCTCTGGCTATGGAATCCATACGCCTTCTCTTTGAATATCTGCCAAGGGCCTATCGATTCGGTGCGGCCGATATGGAGGCACGGGAAAAAGTACACCATGCTTCGAATATGGCAGGAATGGCTTTTGCAAATGCCTTTCTCGGGGTTTGTCATTCCATGGCCCACAAGCTCGGCAGCTTTTTTCACCTCCCCCACGGGCTGGCAAACGCCCTCCTGATCAACCAGGTAGTGCGTTTCAACGCTTCGGAGGCTCCGGCAAAGCAAGGTACCTTTCCCCAGTACACTCATCCCCAGGCGGCAGAGCGCTACGCCAGGCTCGCCGATTATCTCGGTCTCGGGGGAGGGACAATGGAGGAAAAGGTCGATAAGCTGCTTGATGCGATCACAAAACTAAAAGCGGAGCTGGATATTCCGAAAAGTATTGCTGAAGCGGGTATCAAGGAAGAAGCCTTTACGAAGGAGCTGGATGCCATGGCAGAGGCGGCCTTCGACGATCAGTGCACCGGGGCAAATCCCCGTTACCCTCTCATCAATGAGATCAAAGATCTCTATATGGCTGCTTTTGCAGGAAAATCAGTGACAACAGCATACATAACAGAAGCATAA
- a CDS encoding arginine deiminase — MINVTNEIGTLRSVLVHRPGRELERLTPRYLEEMLFEDIPWLKKIREEHDLFAQTLSKRGCKVYYYHDLLADILRKEVVCRSMIDDVLSACRIGSTLLKESIRDYLRGMEAERLAEAFISGLEKKEIDRLAGRSRLSSYIREAYPFYINPLTNLYFTRDPGAVIDSGLVVSAMKTPARNRESLILQYLHDYHPLFADPQGEGQIPLWYKPSDLDSIEGGDILMLSPEVVAVGCSARTGTEGIERLAERLFSGPSGIQEVLVIQIPFARAFMHLDTVITMVDRDTFTIFPDIREKITLFRLKPTKRGGISISPLDSLEKSLKESLRLPAIRLIESGGGDDLTAAREQWNDSTNTLALEPGVVVTYDRNVASNDTLRAAGIEVVEIEGSELVRGRGGPRCMSMPLQREAI, encoded by the coding sequence ATGATCAATGTGACCAATGAGATAGGAACGTTGCGGTCTGTGCTTGTACATCGCCCCGGCCGGGAGTTGGAGCGGCTTACCCCAAGATACCTGGAAGAGATGCTCTTTGAAGATATTCCGTGGTTGAAGAAGATCAGGGAAGAGCACGACCTTTTTGCCCAGACACTTTCAAAACGAGGATGCAAGGTCTACTACTATCACGATCTCCTTGCCGATATTCTCAGGAAGGAGGTCGTCTGTCGTTCCATGATCGACGACGTACTCTCTGCCTGCCGAATCGGATCGACCCTGCTGAAAGAGTCCATTCGGGATTATCTGCGTGGGATGGAGGCGGAACGGCTGGCAGAGGCTTTCATCTCCGGTTTGGAGAAAAAAGAGATCGATCGTTTGGCCGGTCGGTCACGTCTCTCGAGCTACATTCGGGAGGCTTACCCTTTCTACATCAACCCTCTTACAAACCTCTACTTTACACGGGACCCCGGCGCTGTCATCGATTCGGGGCTTGTCGTCAGTGCAATGAAGACTCCGGCGAGAAACCGTGAATCGCTGATACTTCAATATCTTCATGATTATCATCCTCTGTTCGCCGATCCTCAGGGTGAGGGACAGATTCCGCTCTGGTACAAGCCTTCTGATCTGGATAGTATTGAAGGGGGAGATATCTTGATGCTCTCTCCCGAAGTTGTCGCGGTGGGATGTAGCGCGAGAACTGGGACCGAAGGGATAGAGCGGCTTGCCGAGCGGCTTTTTTCCGGCCCCTCCGGGATACAAGAGGTCCTGGTAATACAGATCCCCTTTGCTCGTGCTTTTATGCACCTTGATACCGTCATTACCATGGTAGATCGGGACACATTTACTATTTTCCCCGATATTCGGGAGAAGATTACGCTCTTTCGCCTTAAGCCGACAAAAAGAGGAGGAATAAGCATCTCTCCTCTTGACAGTTTAGAGAAGAGCCTGAAAGAATCTCTCAGGCTTCCGGCGATCCGTTTGATTGAAAGTGGTGGTGGCGATGATTTGACCGCCGCCCGTGAACAATGGAATGATAGTACCAACACCCTGGCCCTTGAGCCGGGAGTCGTCGTTACCTATGATCGAAACGTCGCCTCAAACGATACGCTTCGTGCTGCAGGCATCGAGGTGGTCGAGATAGAGGGATCGGAGCTTGTTAGGGGCCGGGGAGGCCCCCGCTGTATGAGCATGCCGCTTCAACGTGAAGCGATTTGA
- the argF gene encoding ornithine carbamoyltransferase, whose product MPVNLKGRSLLTLKDYTPEEIRYLLDLSVDLKRKKRSGIRGNLLVGKNIVLLFEKASTRTRCAFEVAAFDEGAQVTFLTNSQMGKKESIEDTALVLGRFYDGIEFRGFKQETVEALARYSGVPVWNGLTDLYHPTQILADFMTIMEHVDKPLSKVKLVFVGDARNNMGNSLMLASAKMGMTFVAVAPKELHPSGEMVDYAASVAKETGAVISMTDNIAEGVKDADVIYTDVWVSMGEEAQFAERIKLLKPYQVNMKMMKSTGNPDTLFMHCLPSFHDLETSIGKEIHTKFGLAEMEVTDEVFRSKQSVVFDEAENRMHTIKAVMVATIGAL is encoded by the coding sequence ATGCCTGTAAATTTGAAAGGAAGAAGCTTACTGACCTTGAAGGACTACACACCTGAGGAGATTCGCTATCTTCTCGACCTTTCTGTTGATCTAAAGCGTAAGAAACGTTCAGGAATTCGGGGGAACCTGCTTGTCGGAAAGAATATCGTTCTGCTTTTTGAGAAGGCCTCTACCCGTACCCGTTGTGCCTTTGAAGTTGCTGCCTTCGACGAGGGTGCCCAGGTGACCTTTCTCACCAATAGCCAGATGGGAAAAAAGGAATCGATCGAGGATACCGCCCTTGTACTTGGCCGTTTCTACGACGGTATCGAGTTCCGGGGATTTAAACAGGAAACGGTTGAGGCGCTTGCACGGTATTCCGGGGTTCCTGTATGGAACGGTTTGACAGACCTCTATCATCCCACACAGATTCTTGCCGATTTTATGACCATTATGGAACATGTGGACAAGCCGCTTTCAAAGGTGAAGCTTGTTTTCGTAGGTGATGCCCGCAATAACATGGGCAACAGCCTTATGCTTGCTTCGGCGAAAATGGGAATGACGTTTGTCGCCGTTGCTCCAAAGGAACTCCACCCTTCTGGTGAGATGGTTGATTATGCCGCTTCGGTTGCGAAAGAGACCGGTGCCGTTATCTCCATGACCGACAATATCGCCGAAGGTGTAAAAGATGCGGATGTCATATACACCGATGTATGGGTTTCGATGGGTGAGGAAGCCCAGTTCGCCGAGCGGATCAAGCTGCTGAAGCCGTATCAGGTCAATATGAAGATGATGAAATCGACAGGGAACCCCGACACCCTTTTTATGCATTGCCTTCCTTCTTTTCACGACCTCGAAACCAGTATCGGAAAAGAGATTCACACTAAATTTGGTCTTGCCGAGATGGAGGTTACCGATGAGGTGTTCCGCAGCAAACAATCGGTAGTCTTTGACGAGGCTGAGAACAGAATGCACACCATCAAGGCTGTTATGGTCGCCACGATCGGGGCCCTATAG
- a CDS encoding sensor histidine kinase translates to MDILPLFGSKGRRGIRSLLTLVLFPLLVPSILLFSIIMYRTTSDILLRQIRQDNEFLARSIQREISLFLEGATAMTQTITKESIWLQNKRSNDYEELLSSLLETIPPFRRLTILNASGDVVTTVPYDENFVGSNLGNTTFFRTVKADQTGYWSNSFISSITSKPTIRYGVPFEAGVLMADLNLDILSAFVQDVRQSGNRSILITDKTGTVITFENKTLVEQQHKLFSDHQKRPSEILKIAGTRYFSRRLVIEKTGWPLYVLSPADEFFSPVHTLGFTVIIVTVIFSIFLIGIILFLGKRIVNPIEALTRQAQLIADGRYEVNGKKSFREAEALLNAMKTMAERIRTRELELQKSEKNYRLLVENAQTIIIRWNKEGFITYYNEFAARFFNFDSTIQPIPLARIIIANDPILSADIWNDPESFSSYKNINHKGNGELAWIQWTSMPLRDEKGDLVEILSVGSDITRLQKAIREKEVLLEEVHHRVKNNLQLIISLLNLKQSQLRGSAEAIGFHESIAHIYSISLVHEQLYQSNSFDHIELEPYLLAVVGHLAEMHTVNGRAISFTVDANNLNLSVEQAMPCGLILTELVCNALRHAFSDEKKARISIKGNRDKQKMVELTVSDNGKGFPRSLFSEKRSLGFQLVHLLVEQLNGSVCCYGKEGTTFFISFPEIKDSSLVSAGKGGEIG, encoded by the coding sequence ATGGACATATTGCCACTATTCGGTAGCAAGGGACGGCGGGGTATCAGAAGCTTGCTCACCTTAGTACTTTTTCCGCTGCTGGTCCCCTCAATCTTACTCTTCTCCATCATCATGTACAGAACCACATCGGACATCTTACTACGGCAAATTCGACAGGATAATGAATTCCTTGCCCGCTCTATTCAAAGGGAAATTTCACTTTTTTTGGAGGGAGCGACGGCCATGACACAAACAATTACAAAAGAGAGTATCTGGTTGCAAAATAAGAGATCAAATGACTACGAAGAACTCCTCTCCTCGTTGCTTGAAACGATTCCCCCTTTTAGACGACTAACGATTTTAAATGCTTCCGGCGATGTCGTGACCACCGTTCCCTACGATGAGAACTTTGTCGGCAGTAATTTGGGAAACACCACGTTCTTTCGTACCGTGAAAGCAGATCAGACCGGATACTGGAGCAACTCTTTCATCTCTTCGATTACGTCGAAACCTACAATCCGCTATGGTGTTCCCTTCGAAGCGGGAGTGCTCATGGCAGATCTTAACCTGGACATTCTGTCGGCTTTCGTACAGGATGTCAGACAATCAGGGAATCGGTCGATCCTTATAACCGATAAAACGGGAACGGTCATCACCTTTGAAAATAAAACATTGGTGGAACAACAGCATAAGCTCTTTTCGGACCATCAAAAGCGGCCGTCGGAAATTCTTAAGATCGCGGGAACCCGGTACTTCTCCCGACGGCTGGTCATAGAAAAGACGGGTTGGCCTCTTTATGTCCTCTCTCCCGCAGATGAATTCTTTTCTCCGGTACACACCTTAGGTTTCACCGTTATTATTGTAACCGTCATATTTTCGATCTTCCTCATCGGGATCATCCTTTTCCTTGGCAAGCGTATCGTCAACCCCATTGAAGCATTAACCAGACAAGCACAATTGATAGCAGACGGCAGGTACGAGGTTAATGGCAAAAAGAGCTTCAGGGAAGCGGAGGCGCTTCTCAATGCAATGAAAACCATGGCCGAACGAATCCGAACCAGAGAGTTGGAACTACAGAAAAGTGAGAAAAACTACCGTCTGCTTGTAGAAAACGCTCAGACCATCATCATTCGCTGGAACAAGGAAGGTTTCATCACCTATTACAACGAATTTGCCGCCCGTTTTTTCAATTTCGACAGCACCATACAGCCTATTCCTCTCGCCCGCATAATAATAGCAAACGACCCTATCCTATCCGCCGACATCTGGAATGATCCCGAATCCTTCTCCTCGTATAAAAATATAAATCATAAGGGAAACGGAGAGCTTGCATGGATTCAGTGGACCTCGATGCCGCTTCGAGACGAAAAAGGAGACCTCGTCGAAATCCTTTCGGTCGGCTCGGATATTACTCGTCTTCAAAAAGCAATTCGGGAAAAAGAGGTACTCCTTGAAGAGGTCCATCACAGGGTAAAAAACAATCTGCAGCTGATCATCAGCCTTCTCAATCTCAAGCAGTCACAGCTTCGCGGTTCGGCAGAAGCTATAGGTTTCCACGAAAGTATTGCTCATATCTATTCCATCAGCCTCGTCCATGAACAGCTATATCAGAGTAATAGTTTCGACCATATAGAATTGGAACCCTATCTTCTGGCCGTTGTGGGACATCTTGCCGAAATGCACACGGTAAACGGCCGCGCTATTTCCTTCACGGTCGATGCAAACAATCTCAACCTTTCTGTCGAGCAGGCCATGCCCTGCGGCCTTATCCTTACCGAACTGGTTTGCAATGCTCTTCGTCATGCTTTTTCGGACGAGAAGAAGGCACGCATAAGTATCAAAGGGAATCGCGATAAACAGAAAATGGTGGAGCTCACGGTCTCCGACAATGGGAAGGGATTTCCGAGGAGTTTGTTCAGCGAAAAACGCTCTTTGGGATTCCAGCTGGTGCATCTGCTTGTAGAACAGCTCAATGGATCGGTTTGTTGCTATGGAAAAGAGGGCACGACCTTTTTCATCAGCTTTCCCGAGATAAAGGATTCAAGCTTGGTTTCGGCCGGCAAAGGCGGAGAGATAGGATAA
- a CDS encoding DUF4349 domain-containing protein, translated as MKRSIFYATACFLVPLSFFMTGCGSKMAETAAFAPMVEKSVGSADLRRSVENFASFDTGGGALAQAAQEAPDTSDRKLVSTGSMELEVDDLDIAESAVRKATDSAGGYVQSSSRYEDTLSMELKIPAEAFSSFLDAAEGFGRLESRSINVEDVSDRYYDLEHRIKNKEILVERYQKYLQDAESVEDLLTVERELNDATTELEQLKGSFQNLDHRVSFSTLHMMAHLPSWEQQEDPLPSIRAGLKRFGRMIIQVLYVILFLLLGIIVFGIPGVLVVGALYWLAFGRVGLVRRFWHRLRPSRRTKKTTEKEEK; from the coding sequence ATGAAACGATCTATTTTTTATGCAACGGCATGTTTCCTTGTGCCGCTTTCTTTCTTTATGACGGGGTGTGGTTCGAAGATGGCTGAAACCGCCGCTTTCGCCCCTATGGTCGAAAAGAGCGTTGGCAGTGCCGATTTGCGGCGCAGTGTGGAAAACTTCGCAAGCTTTGATACCGGCGGAGGGGCCCTTGCACAGGCGGCTCAGGAAGCTCCTGATACAAGTGATCGAAAGCTTGTAAGTACGGGTTCGATGGAACTTGAGGTCGACGACCTTGATATTGCCGAGAGCGCCGTTCGTAAGGCGACGGATTCGGCCGGCGGCTATGTGCAGTCTTCGAGCAGATATGAAGATACCCTTTCCATGGAATTGAAAATCCCCGCAGAGGCTTTTTCTTCGTTTCTTGATGCGGCAGAAGGATTCGGTCGGCTGGAGTCCCGCAGTATCAATGTAGAAGATGTTTCCGATCGCTATTACGATCTGGAGCATCGGATCAAAAATAAGGAGATCCTCGTTGAACGCTATCAGAAGTATCTGCAGGATGCAGAAAGTGTTGAAGATCTTCTGACAGTGGAACGGGAACTAAACGATGCAACAACGGAGCTCGAGCAGCTCAAGGGCTCTTTTCAGAACCTTGACCATCGGGTTTCTTTCTCGACCCTTCATATGATGGCTCACTTACCCTCCTGGGAACAGCAGGAAGATCCGTTGCCCTCTATTCGGGCAGGCCTGAAACGTTTCGGACGAATGATCATTCAGGTCCTTTATGTGATTCTTTTCCTTTTGCTTGGGATTATCGTCTTTGGGATTCCCGGCGTGCTTGTGGTCGGGGCCTTGTATTGGCTTGCCTTTGGAAGGGTCGGCCTGGTACGCCGATTCTGGCATAGACTACGGCCCAGCCGACGGACAAAGAAAACAACGGAAAAGGAAGAGAAATAG
- a CDS encoding cupin domain-containing protein, translated as MEDRIAYATLDHAIPASGPQGIVRRTLAWNKEAMTCHFLLEKGAVIPMHRHSAVQSGYVIRGKAKFMRGNGESFIGEAGTSYVFDPDEEHGVEVFEESEIIEFFTPARPEYR; from the coding sequence ATGGAAGATCGAATTGCTTACGCAACCCTCGATCATGCGATTCCCGCATCAGGACCGCAGGGAATTGTCCGAAGAACCCTTGCCTGGAATAAAGAGGCCATGACCTGCCATTTTCTACTCGAAAAGGGGGCTGTTATTCCGATGCACCGCCATTCGGCGGTACAAAGCGGTTATGTCATCCGCGGGAAAGCAAAATTTATGAGAGGAAACGGGGAGTCTTTTATCGGCGAAGCCGGAACGAGTTATGTGTTCGACCCGGATGAAGAACATGGGGTGGAGGTCTTCGAAGAGAGTGAAATCATCGAATTTTTCACTCCCGCACGGCCCGAATATCGATAG
- a CDS encoding chorismate mutase, with protein sequence MHMSSDQLNDLRRSIDNIDAALLRLMAERFKTTEKIGNLKKKEQRAIADPDREQEQIERYKRIAFEAGLDESLALRLHAFLVEEAKKGQHSIMTSS encoded by the coding sequence ATGCATATGAGCAGCGATCAGTTGAATGATTTACGACGTAGTATCGATAATATTGATGCCGCCTTACTCCGTCTCATGGCGGAACGATTCAAAACGACGGAAAAGATAGGCAATCTAAAAAAGAAAGAGCAAAGGGCAATCGCAGATCCAGACAGAGAACAAGAGCAGATAGAACGTTACAAACGGATTGCTTTTGAAGCGGGACTCGACGAATCCCTGGCTCTCCGCCTCCACGCTTTTCTCGTCGAAGAGGCGAAGAAAGGCCAGCATAGTATTATGACTTCCTCATAA
- a CDS encoding sensor domain-containing diguanylate cyclase produces MIYASKTVDDAMVDLSMRRYETMGIVPLDGRWEFYPQMLLKPGEFTESEPPSFLMLPKELIGYRGTATLRLRLKLPMNDGNRMHNFALKMPYFGAASKVWIDGSLRMITGSITPFIPRYIPRVIQFSTRRKRADIVIQVANYHHRRMSLNRILFGTETAIREMTHRHIIRDAILFGSLLMLSLYHMLLFLTYRRDKTLLYFAIIAFITALREGIVDERILVRLWPGMPGEVMMKLGYMPVFLLLPLIILYIWGIAGNKASRLPLMLARGLLIASGVLLLFFPVSIYDWFFQYALFISIAFGCYVIVVIFSGKVLTSKTGTILLTVGGVIVLTAALSDYFREINNINMPELLSFGILFFLLLQAYFLSWKLDRSYKKAEHLAKEVKLFNDQLEEKIEERTWELGQVNQRLERLSRIDPLTEIPNRRYFEEVYTGEWRRSEREDLPLSLIMMDVDYFKAYNDNYGHPTGDICLKKIATLVQESLKRGEDFVARYGGEEFIILLPGHPLESAAKVAERLRQGIQDLNIVHAYSEVAPVVTVSLGIAEKHVRPGTDRDILVKLADQALYSAKRSGRNRVSISPEDENPLSPEGN; encoded by the coding sequence ATGATATATGCGTCAAAGACGGTCGACGACGCCATGGTCGACCTCAGCATGAGACGCTATGAAACTATGGGAATCGTTCCCCTGGATGGAAGGTGGGAGTTTTATCCTCAGATGCTCCTAAAACCGGGAGAATTTACCGAGAGTGAGCCCCCCAGCTTCCTAATGCTTCCCAAGGAGCTGATCGGTTATCGGGGTACGGCGACCCTACGCCTGAGACTGAAACTTCCTATGAACGATGGGAACAGGATGCACAATTTTGCCCTTAAAATGCCCTATTTCGGGGCGGCGTCTAAGGTATGGATCGACGGTTCCCTTCGGATGATCACCGGTTCCATCACTCCCTTTATTCCTCGATATATCCCTCGGGTTATTCAGTTTTCGACCAGGCGAAAAAGAGCTGACATCGTCATTCAAGTCGCAAACTACCACCATCGTCGGATGAGTCTGAATAGAATTCTGTTTGGAACAGAGACAGCCATACGGGAAATGACCCATCGCCATATCATCCGGGATGCCATCCTTTTCGGCAGCTTGCTTATGCTCTCGCTCTATCATATGCTCCTTTTCCTCACATACAGAAGGGACAAAACCCTTTTGTACTTTGCGATCATTGCGTTCATAACGGCATTGAGAGAAGGAATCGTCGACGAACGAATTCTTGTTCGGTTATGGCCCGGCATGCCTGGTGAAGTAATGATGAAACTTGGCTATATGCCGGTTTTCCTTTTATTGCCGCTCATCATTCTCTATATCTGGGGTATTGCCGGCAATAAGGCATCCCGCCTGCCGCTCATGCTGGCACGAGGGCTACTTATTGCTTCCGGTGTACTTCTGCTTTTTTTTCCTGTGAGCATCTATGATTGGTTTTTTCAGTATGCACTCTTCATATCCATCGCCTTCGGCTGTTACGTTATAGTGGTTATATTTTCCGGGAAGGTACTCACGAGTAAAACGGGGACGATTTTGTTGACGGTCGGCGGCGTCATTGTTTTGACCGCTGCACTTTCCGATTATTTTAGAGAAATCAATAACATCAATATGCCGGAACTTCTAAGCTTCGGAATCCTTTTCTTTTTATTGTTGCAGGCGTATTTTCTTTCTTGGAAGCTCGACCGTTCCTACAAAAAGGCGGAGCACCTGGCGAAAGAAGTCAAACTCTTCAATGATCAACTCGAAGAAAAGATAGAAGAGCGGACCTGGGAACTTGGGCAGGTGAATCAAAGATTAGAACGGCTTTCAAGAATCGATCCTCTCACGGAGATTCCAAACCGACGTTACTTTGAGGAGGTATATACGGGAGAATGGCGACGCAGTGAACGGGAAGATCTGCCCCTTTCCCTTATTATGATGGACGTCGACTATTTCAAGGCGTATAACGATAACTATGGCCACCCTACGGGAGATATCTGCCTAAAGAAAATTGCGACCCTGGTTCAGGAAAGTCTAAAACGGGGTGAGGATTTTGTCGCCCGCTATGGTGGAGAGGAGTTTATCATCCTTCTTCCGGGGCATCCGCTGGAAAGTGCGGCAAAGGTAGCGGAAAGATTGCGGCAGGGGATCCAGGATCTCAATATCGTTCATGCCTACTCGGAGGTTGCTCCCGTGGTTACCGTAAGCCTGGGAATAGCGGAAAAACATGTACGCCCTGGGACCGACAGGGACATTCTTGTCAAACTGGCCGATCAGGCGCTCTATTCGGCAAAAAGGAGTGGAAGGAACAGGGTTTCCATTTCCCCGGAAGACGAAAACCCCTTGTCCCCGGAGGGTAATTAG
- a CDS encoding helix-turn-helix domain-containing protein → MKSEQLLELLAINIRNARKSQGLSQMELAERAEISTGHMNDIERSRRWLGADTFVRLASALQLEPYQLLLPEKEQHLLSDYRKITKLKQELQGTLVKEIDSAFSGFLEK, encoded by the coding sequence ATGAAATCGGAACAACTGCTGGAATTATTGGCTATAAATATCCGCAATGCGCGTAAATCTCAAGGCTTAAGTCAGATGGAACTTGCCGAACGGGCTGAAATTTCTACTGGTCATATGAACGATATCGAACGTTCCAGACGCTGGTTGGGGGCAGATACCTTTGTAAGGCTGGCTTCGGCATTACAGCTCGAACCATATCAGTTGCTTCTTCCGGAAAAAGAGCAACATCTGCTCAGTGACTATCGCAAAATCACCAAATTAAAACAGGAACTTCAGGGTACCCTTGTAAAAGAAATCGATTCGGCATTTTCCGGCTTTCTAGAAAAATAG